In Mytilus edulis chromosome 13, xbMytEdul2.2, whole genome shotgun sequence, a single window of DNA contains:
- the LOC139500455 gene encoding prothymosin alpha-B-like gives MQGLSKAEANIPIIERPKGPKVLQTATAAEKEEFSALFESDSDESDDDTTRFLPKGERPAKAKEDNSDENYSDFDSDDLDQLAKSASEDEEDESENDDDQDDDRDDDDDDDDIDDEDEVEDVNSKDEEMSDDVDDKEDIVKEFTMSDSD, from the exons ATGCAG GGACTCTCTAAGGCTGAGGCAAATATACCGATTATTGAAAGACCAAAAGGACCCAAAGTACTTCAGACGGCCACAGCTGCAGAAAAGGAAGAGTTCTCTGCCTTGTTTGAATCAGACAGTGATGAGTCAGATGATGATACAACCAG GTTCCTACCAAAAGGTGAAAGACCAGCAAAGGCAAAGGAAGACAATTCCGATGAGAATTACAG TGATTTTGATAGTGATGACCTTGATCAACTTGCAAAGTCTGCTAGTGAAGATGAGGAGGATGAAAGTGAAAATGATGATGATCAGGACGATGATAgagatgatgacgatgatgacgatgatattgatgatgaagatgaagttGAGGATGTCAACAGTAAAGACGAAGAGATGTCAGATGATGTTGATGATAAAGAGGACATTGTTAAAGAGTTCACTATGTCAGATTCTGATTAA
- the LOC139502148 gene encoding nucleolar complex protein 2 homolog, producing the protein MDHFNIHAHKIGFPELVLPSILQMKEFLKKCKIANYCKQIKQIVDKVQETSKFITDRRKSVSFSISDDKAITAWEQQCKNIGTPLGKYFTTWRKLRDRELQYQIAA; encoded by the exons ATGGACCATTTTAACATCCATGCTCATAAGATTGGTTTTCCTGAACTGGTTTTACCATCAATACTTCAG aTGAAGGAATTCCTGAAGAAATGTAAAATAGCAAACTactgtaaacaaataaaacagataGTGGATAAAGTTCAGGAGACATCAAAGTTTATTACAGACAGGAGAAAATCTGTGTCCTTCAGTATCTCAGATGACAAAGCTATT ACAGCATGGGAACAACAGTGTAAGAATATTGGTACTCCATTAGGTAAATACTTCACCACATGGAGGAAGCTACGAGACAGAGAATTGCAGTACCAGATTGCTGCTTAA